A genomic stretch from Pirellulales bacterium includes:
- a CDS encoding ammonium transporter produces MRSLRAWVSLCCLLLVYLAPLAGRVAAQDPPAEAATAAAEPAAAAPPAANVPPYFTATTPPDADGKSQAPFWPDPTGGKSGTWAAPSGDTAGGGDVPESLKGPDLYDRIAHNLFSINMVWTLLAGFLVMFMQAGFMLVETGLCRAKNSSHTAAMNLMIYPLGCIAFWAYGFAIGWGNWYNAPVAPGWYSPLGPGTSVLNGGIGIEEDTATPGIYKYGLLGTKGFFLHDMDDTGVMALFFFMMVFMDTTATIPTGAMAERWSWKNFCLYGLWVALPYCIFANWVWGGGWLAQAGKNWSFGHGAVDFAGSGVVHAMGGFIGLAGAIVIGPRIGKYINGKPQALPAHHIPMVVCGTFILGFGWFGFNPGSTLAGTDLRISVVVVNTMLAGVAGSIMAMLTMQVQGLKPDPSMMCNGMLAGLVAITAPCAFVDSWAAVVIGGLAGVIVVFSVFFWDKIGIDDPVGAISVHGINGLWGLISVGLFANGKYGGGWNGVVRPEMVEKYGSDGVRGLFFHDASQLNAQLLDAAVVAAFGFVMAYVWFKFSNMIAPVRVSRETELEGLDVPEMGAHGYPDFTLSSHGSTT; encoded by the coding sequence ATGAGATCATTGCGCGCGTGGGTTTCGTTGTGTTGTCTGTTATTGGTGTACCTGGCACCACTAGCAGGTCGAGTCGCGGCCCAGGACCCTCCGGCTGAAGCGGCGACCGCAGCTGCGGAGCCTGCCGCTGCGGCGCCCCCGGCGGCGAATGTACCGCCCTACTTCACGGCCACGACGCCACCCGATGCAGACGGCAAGTCGCAAGCTCCTTTCTGGCCTGATCCCACCGGTGGCAAGTCGGGAACTTGGGCCGCTCCCTCGGGAGACACGGCCGGTGGCGGCGATGTGCCGGAGAGCCTGAAAGGCCCGGATCTCTACGATCGTATCGCCCACAATTTGTTCTCGATCAACATGGTGTGGACGTTGCTCGCCGGGTTCCTCGTGATGTTCATGCAGGCCGGCTTCATGCTCGTAGAAACGGGCCTGTGCCGCGCGAAGAACTCCTCGCATACCGCGGCCATGAACCTCATGATTTACCCGCTTGGGTGCATCGCGTTCTGGGCGTATGGTTTCGCGATTGGCTGGGGTAATTGGTACAACGCCCCGGTCGCCCCTGGCTGGTATTCGCCGTTGGGTCCCGGTACTTCGGTTTTGAACGGAGGCATTGGTATAGAAGAGGACACGGCCACACCCGGTATCTACAAGTATGGCCTGTTGGGCACCAAGGGCTTTTTCTTGCACGACATGGATGACACGGGCGTAATGGCCCTGTTCTTCTTCATGATGGTGTTCATGGACACCACGGCCACGATTCCCACGGGGGCCATGGCCGAACGCTGGTCTTGGAAAAACTTTTGCCTGTATGGATTGTGGGTAGCGCTGCCCTATTGCATCTTCGCCAACTGGGTATGGGGCGGAGGCTGGTTGGCGCAGGCTGGCAAAAACTGGAGCTTCGGCCACGGTGCCGTCGACTTCGCCGGCTCGGGCGTCGTGCATGCGATGGGTGGATTCATAGGACTTGCCGGCGCCATAGTGATCGGCCCACGCATCGGTAAATACATCAACGGAAAGCCGCAGGCCCTGCCCGCTCACCATATTCCGATGGTGGTTTGCGGTACGTTCATTCTGGGTTTTGGCTGGTTCGGATTTAATCCCGGGTCGACACTCGCCGGCACGGACCTGCGCATCAGCGTCGTGGTGGTGAACACGATGCTGGCGGGCGTGGCCGGCAGCATCATGGCGATGCTCACCATGCAAGTCCAAGGGCTCAAGCCTGACCCCTCGATGATGTGCAACGGCATGCTAGCCGGACTGGTGGCGATCACGGCGCCTTGTGCCTTCGTCGACAGTTGGGCAGCAGTGGTCATTGGCGGCTTGGCTGGCGTCATTGTGGTATTCAGCGTGTTCTTCTGGGACAAGATAGGAATTGACGATCCGGTCGGCGCCATCTCGGTCCACGGTATCAATGGCCTGTGGGGACTTATCTCGGTGGGCCTGTTCGCTAACGGCAAGTATGGCGGCGGCTGGAATGGTGTCGTACGACCCGAAATGGTCGAGAAATACGGTAGCGACGGCGTACGCGGGTTGTTCTTCCACGACGCGTCGCAGTTGAACGCCCAGTTGCTCGATGCGGCAGTAGTCGCTGCATTCGGCTTTGTCATGGCGTATGTCTGGTTCAAGTTCAGCAACATGATCGCGCCAGTCCGCGTTAGCCGCGAGACCGAACTGGAAGGTCTGGACGTGCCTGAAATGGGTGCGCACGGTTACCCGGATTTCACACTTTCTTCACACGGTTCGACAACCTAA
- a CDS encoding nucleoside hydrolase-like domain-containing protein, translating into MARRLVVIASAVVISVAGTVAASDESLGVNATRLRVIIETDAGGDPDDEQSLVRFLLYANEWDIEGIVANRSHAQNGENKNRERTGLGIVRAMVSAYGDCWNNLSKHDGRYPTSESLWKMTVAGYDDSNDGVERILSAVDRDDPRPIWYADWGTASGGGKNNLRRALERVLKERGPEGYAKFKRRLRLASADAFGEHTREISPAFALWIDTFRPQQNGKRWYHSFSGLTAIAGGFDIERDVRTAHGALGKLYPLNTTHRQKEGDTMTFLYLVPTGMNDPEQPTWGSWGGRYSRQTDEDNREYYWADAQDRWNGTTSRENTLARWAVAIQSDFAARADWCVADTIGSANHPPVAVLNDDRSKAILRVSAKSGERVVLSAAGSSDPDDDVIHMSWYLYPEAGTFQGECKLDATEGVTTSFTAPVVDRPASLHVVLELSDKGKPSLVRYRRTVVTLEP; encoded by the coding sequence ATGGCCCGAAGGCTGGTCGTCATCGCATCGGCAGTCGTAATCAGCGTCGCTGGGACAGTTGCAGCCAGTGACGAATCGCTCGGCGTAAACGCGACGCGCCTACGGGTGATCATTGAAACTGACGCAGGCGGCGACCCGGATGACGAACAGTCGCTGGTGCGATTTCTTCTGTATGCAAACGAATGGGATATCGAAGGCATCGTCGCCAACCGCTCGCATGCCCAGAACGGCGAGAACAAAAACCGTGAGCGAACAGGCCTGGGAATTGTGCGAGCGATGGTGTCGGCTTATGGCGATTGCTGGAACAATCTTTCCAAGCATGATGGGCGATATCCGACATCCGAATCGCTTTGGAAGATGACGGTCGCCGGGTATGACGATTCGAACGACGGCGTCGAACGCATCCTCTCGGCCGTGGATCGAGACGATCCCAGGCCGATATGGTATGCGGATTGGGGAACCGCTTCGGGGGGTGGAAAAAACAATCTCCGGCGTGCGCTCGAACGCGTACTCAAGGAGCGCGGCCCGGAGGGGTACGCGAAGTTCAAACGCCGACTTCGCTTGGCATCGGCAGATGCGTTCGGCGAACACACTCGGGAGATCTCACCGGCGTTTGCATTGTGGATCGATACCTTTCGTCCGCAGCAAAATGGCAAGCGATGGTATCACTCGTTTTCGGGACTGACGGCGATTGCCGGAGGATTCGACATAGAGCGCGATGTGCGAACTGCACACGGCGCACTCGGAAAGCTGTATCCCTTGAACACCACGCACCGGCAAAAGGAAGGGGACACAATGACCTTCCTATACCTCGTGCCAACGGGAATGAACGACCCAGAGCAGCCGACCTGGGGGAGTTGGGGCGGGCGGTACAGTCGACAAACGGACGAGGATAACCGCGAGTATTATTGGGCCGATGCACAAGACCGGTGGAACGGAACGACCAGCCGTGAGAATACCCTGGCGCGTTGGGCCGTTGCGATTCAGAGCGACTTCGCGGCCCGGGCAGATTGGTGCGTGGCCGATACGATCGGCTCGGCGAACCATCCTCCTGTGGCAGTTCTGAACGATGATCGATCGAAGGCGATTCTTCGAGTATCAGCAAAATCTGGTGAACGCGTTGTTCTGTCCGCGGCCGGATCGAGTGATCCGGACGACGATGTGATTCATATGTCGTGGTATTTATATCCCGAGGCTGGAACATTTCAGGGTGAATGTAAGCTCGACGCGACCGAAGGTGTCACGACGAGTTTCACCGCGCCGGTGGTGGATCGACCCGCGAGCCTACATGTTGTGCTGGAACTGAGCGACAAGGGGAAACCATCCCTAGTTCGGTATCGGAGGACAGTAGTGACGCTTGAGCCATGA
- a CDS encoding BPL-N domain-containing protein, with protein MSHALLLAYAGYRDAPTEIEIAHLPAGLSHWQSGSYYYFRQNPPLVRLVASLPILAMSPSVDWSAFSQDPALRPELVSGKGFLLANRPRSAWLFTVARWACIPFSLLGAWICFRMSYDLFGGAAGLIAMTVWCFSPMILGHGHLINPDVAAASLGIAAIHVTLRWVRGQSYSSAAIAGLVCGLAMLTKLTWVVLPCVVVVVCAVHMLSSRGARIVSAATTVRQLAMLLTLAVVTVNAVYNFEGTGRRLGDYALISGRMTGNPPSENPEPGNRFRDTIMSALPLPLPRYYIEGIDVQAADFERPWDSYLGGTWKHGGWSYYYAYAALVKTPSGTLALAILALIAFVMAPRCRADVTSEVALALPIVVVSLLCASQSNMSVHYRYLIPAYPFFYVWISRLGVVWTSSKTRQSCAVRASVVVAIGTLVVGSLGCYPYSLSFFNLLAGGPTNGHRHLLGSSLDWGQDALRLGEWQKCDQDRNNLKVALGSYASPEDFGFHGTIIEDRPPGTRLFHPSDITPGWYAIGLTPLFGMNPLFACFRQLRPEARIGYSINVYHVSVPEASAMRAAAQAIQDLRASLAKFARREEPVRVAIVAFDKAELWTLRSFVDRTGHDPLLSFECLTPSKVHDGALRARAYHVVVVFGGSAADKAQALQEHGLDELRAFVLSGGGYVGICGGAYLATTGYGLNLVNEQAMNGKDPERDGDLAVLADRGAAELTIQVTPIGSHVFPEAPSKLKLPYTSGPVLCEWARHLPSPVVSLADFAEEVWRLPSQKNTMSGTPAIVAAKHGKGSVILFSPHPDFRPESTVLLLHAIKAVAHSGE; from the coding sequence TTGTCCCACGCTTTGCTACTGGCCTATGCCGGCTATCGCGACGCCCCGACAGAAATTGAGATCGCTCACCTGCCTGCTGGCCTAAGCCATTGGCAATCCGGTAGTTACTACTATTTCCGGCAAAATCCGCCTCTGGTTCGTCTTGTCGCTTCATTGCCGATCCTGGCGATGTCGCCATCGGTTGACTGGTCAGCCTTTTCACAAGACCCGGCGCTACGGCCGGAGCTGGTTTCCGGAAAGGGCTTTTTGTTGGCAAATCGTCCGCGGTCCGCCTGGTTATTCACCGTCGCGCGGTGGGCATGCATTCCCTTCTCGCTGCTCGGAGCGTGGATCTGCTTTCGCATGAGCTATGATCTGTTCGGCGGCGCCGCCGGATTGATTGCGATGACCGTTTGGTGTTTCTCTCCGATGATCCTGGGCCATGGGCACTTGATCAATCCCGACGTGGCGGCGGCATCGCTCGGCATCGCGGCTATACACGTCACCTTGCGCTGGGTCCGTGGTCAGTCATATTCCAGCGCCGCGATCGCCGGACTCGTCTGCGGCCTGGCCATGCTGACGAAATTGACGTGGGTCGTGTTGCCGTGCGTCGTCGTGGTCGTCTGTGCGGTGCATATGCTGTCGAGTCGTGGTGCGCGGATCGTTTCCGCGGCCACGACTGTCCGGCAGCTTGCCATGCTGTTGACATTAGCGGTTGTGACGGTGAACGCGGTTTATAACTTTGAAGGTACAGGCCGTCGTCTCGGCGATTATGCACTCATAAGCGGCAGAATGACGGGCAACCCGCCGAGCGAGAATCCAGAACCTGGCAACCGGTTCCGCGACACGATCATGAGTGCGCTGCCACTGCCGCTGCCGCGCTATTACATAGAAGGGATCGATGTGCAAGCAGCAGACTTTGAGCGTCCGTGGGATTCGTATCTTGGCGGGACGTGGAAACACGGCGGATGGTCGTACTATTATGCGTACGCGGCGCTGGTCAAGACGCCTTCCGGAACGCTGGCCTTGGCCATACTGGCGCTCATCGCGTTTGTGATGGCGCCAAGGTGTCGAGCAGATGTGACGTCGGAAGTAGCGCTGGCACTGCCCATCGTAGTGGTCTCTCTGCTATGTGCGTCGCAATCGAATATGAGCGTTCACTATCGATATTTGATTCCGGCATATCCCTTTTTTTATGTGTGGATAAGCCGACTCGGTGTCGTTTGGACGTCATCAAAAACAAGGCAATCGTGCGCCGTGAGGGCGAGTGTCGTCGTCGCGATAGGCACGCTGGTTGTAGGCAGCCTCGGCTGCTACCCCTATAGTCTCTCGTTTTTCAATCTCCTTGCCGGCGGACCAACGAATGGCCATAGACATCTGCTGGGAAGCAGCTTGGATTGGGGCCAGGATGCGCTTCGTCTGGGTGAGTGGCAGAAATGCGATCAAGATCGGAATAACTTAAAAGTAGCCCTTGGATCGTATGCCTCGCCCGAGGATTTCGGCTTCCACGGGACCATCATCGAAGACCGACCGCCTGGCACCCGGCTTTTTCACCCGAGCGATATAACCCCCGGCTGGTACGCGATCGGCCTGACTCCTCTCTTTGGAATGAATCCGCTGTTTGCGTGCTTTCGACAATTGCGGCCAGAGGCGCGTATTGGCTACTCGATCAACGTGTATCACGTCAGCGTGCCCGAAGCCAGCGCCATGCGCGCCGCGGCACAGGCCATTCAGGATCTTCGCGCGTCTTTGGCGAAGTTCGCTCGCCGCGAAGAGCCGGTGCGCGTCGCCATTGTGGCATTCGACAAGGCGGAATTGTGGACCCTGCGGAGTTTTGTTGACCGAACCGGCCACGATCCGCTGCTGTCCTTCGAATGCCTAACTCCCTCCAAGGTTCACGATGGAGCGCTGCGTGCACGAGCATACCATGTAGTCGTCGTCTTCGGGGGAAGTGCAGCGGACAAGGCGCAGGCTTTACAGGAGCATGGTCTCGACGAGTTGCGCGCGTTTGTCTTGTCCGGCGGCGGATACGTCGGAATATGTGGGGGCGCCTACCTGGCAACCACGGGTTATGGCTTGAATCTCGTCAATGAACAGGCCATGAACGGCAAGGATCCGGAACGTGATGGCGACCTGGCGGTGCTCGCCGATCGAGGCGCCGCAGAGCTGACAATCCAGGTAACGCCGATCGGGTCACACGTATTTCCGGAAGCGCCGTCCAAACTCAAGCTTCCCTACACGAGTGGACCAGTTCTTTGCGAGTGGGCCCGTCATTTACCTTCGCCGGTAGTTTCGCTGGCGGATTTCGCCGAGGAAGTCTGGCGGCTGCCAAGTCAGAAAAACACAATGAGCGGGACGCCCGCCATCGTGGCTGCGAAACATGGCAAGGGTTCCGTCATACTTTTTAGCCCTCATCCCGACTTTAGGCCCGAGAGCACCGTTCTGCTTTTGCATGCCATCAAAGCCGTCGCTCATTCCGGCGAATGA
- a CDS encoding MauE/DoxX family redox-associated membrane protein, with translation MDGLRDADTLLSSHAAVDVNRRGHCWTSYDTLRVVAGVLFLTAATFKAYQLATGPLNETDILTTRWFLIVVVEWEIAMGLALVVGLYQEPVRQIAIITFSIFIAVALYRGVTGDDSCGCFGSMPVNPWLVLAMDVVATAFFWKLRPRRNVAQEPPLAESRSGTWRVALFCSAFVASGIPTALAMNNGGPSALLADGERLGVSSLVVLDPNQWIGRQFPLQGHIDIGESLTSGRWTIVLHHHDCRKCRALIAKIEEAARESAGADHTNRVALIEMPPFDDVNTQRADASTRVLARGRLTADRDWFAHTPAVIQLDEGIVAGTSSDSEWSQ, from the coding sequence ATGGACGGACTGAGGGACGCCGACACGCTGCTCAGCAGCCATGCCGCCGTTGACGTCAATCGTCGCGGCCATTGCTGGACCAGCTACGACACCCTTCGCGTCGTAGCCGGTGTGCTGTTTCTCACGGCTGCCACGTTCAAGGCCTATCAACTGGCCACAGGGCCACTGAACGAAACCGATATTCTGACCACACGGTGGTTTCTCATCGTTGTGGTCGAGTGGGAAATCGCGATGGGCCTGGCTCTTGTCGTTGGGCTGTACCAGGAACCTGTTCGCCAGATTGCCATCATAACGTTCAGCATTTTCATTGCTGTCGCACTATATCGCGGCGTAACAGGCGACGACTCGTGCGGTTGCTTTGGAAGCATGCCGGTTAACCCGTGGTTGGTGCTAGCGATGGATGTCGTGGCCACGGCCTTCTTCTGGAAGCTTCGTCCGCGGCGAAATGTCGCGCAAGAGCCGCCGCTTGCCGAAAGTCGAAGTGGAACCTGGCGTGTAGCACTTTTCTGCAGTGCGTTTGTGGCTTCTGGAATCCCGACGGCATTGGCGATGAACAATGGCGGGCCGTCGGCGCTACTTGCTGATGGCGAGCGCCTTGGTGTTTCTTCGCTCGTTGTGCTCGACCCCAACCAGTGGATCGGCAGGCAATTTCCACTTCAGGGCCACATCGACATCGGGGAGTCGTTGACCAGTGGCCGCTGGACCATAGTGCTGCACCATCACGATTGCCGGAAGTGCCGGGCGCTGATCGCCAAGATCGAGGAGGCGGCTCGCGAATCGGCGGGAGCCGACCACACGAATCGCGTGGCTCTTATCGAGATGCCCCCCTTTGACGACGTGAACACCCAGCGTGCTGACGCCAGCACCCGTGTTCTGGCGAGGGGACGACTTACGGCCGATCGAGACTGGTTCGCGCACACTCCAGCAGTTATTCAGTTAGATGAGGGGATCGTGGCCGGCACCTCTTCCGATTCCGAATGGTCGCAGTGA
- a CDS encoding DUF1559 domain-containing protein — MRPFQARLSGAFTLIEVLLVVAIIALLVTLSIPAIQSAREAARRTQCTNNMKQYGVAFAGFEGQQKMFPAALTGRLTGPISRDATVELYGYMADLMPFLDAQSASAAYHRKAVFCAAENASAIRTVLPVAICPSAPDRDLVVTATFVPSLSVSQSVRDFPLLSGVWSTLDKKYTATYEAGISDYAIPLEAAKGLAQRFGYEFSKDSFIGLQSMFPVPIGTVPEAITTLSPLLVGSTTVELKKQTKASDITDGLSHTFALTEVAGRPQRWQNGSWTGLNEPLNAAWADPRTVLQINGVPGPDGNPCLLQCDNSTEIYSFHPAGVNFLFADGHVQTVPAGTDPRVILAWLSPNQADAAP; from the coding sequence ATGCGACCATTCCAGGCAAGGCTTTCGGGCGCCTTTACGCTGATCGAGGTACTTCTTGTCGTCGCGATCATCGCCCTTCTCGTCACGCTCAGCATCCCGGCGATTCAATCCGCCCGTGAGGCAGCGCGGCGGACTCAGTGCACGAACAACATGAAACAATATGGTGTGGCGTTTGCTGGTTTTGAAGGTCAGCAGAAGATGTTTCCCGCGGCCCTGACCGGGCGCCTTACTGGGCCGATTTCCCGCGACGCGACCGTCGAGCTCTACGGTTATATGGCAGACCTAATGCCCTTTCTGGATGCGCAGTCTGCGAGTGCCGCTTACCATCGCAAAGCAGTGTTTTGCGCGGCGGAGAATGCTTCGGCCATTCGAACCGTTCTTCCGGTGGCGATTTGCCCGTCGGCACCAGATCGTGACTTGGTTGTCACCGCGACGTTCGTTCCTTCGCTTTCGGTGAGTCAGTCGGTTCGCGACTTCCCGCTGCTTTCCGGTGTCTGGTCGACACTCGACAAAAAGTACACCGCCACGTACGAAGCAGGGATTTCGGACTACGCAATCCCGCTCGAAGCCGCCAAGGGGTTGGCGCAACGGTTCGGTTACGAGTTCTCAAAGGACAGCTTCATTGGCTTGCAAAGCATGTTTCCTGTGCCGATAGGAACCGTCCCAGAAGCGATAACGACGCTCAGTCCGCTCTTAGTCGGATCGACGACGGTAGAGCTGAAAAAGCAGACGAAGGCGTCCGACATTACGGACGGACTGTCGCATACTTTCGCGCTCACCGAAGTTGCCGGACGGCCGCAGCGATGGCAAAATGGCTCGTGGACGGGCCTCAACGAGCCGCTTAACGCCGCCTGGGCTGATCCACGCACGGTGCTGCAGATAAATGGCGTCCCTGGACCCGATGGCAATCCTTGTCTGTTGCAATGTGACAACTCGACCGAAATCTACAGCTTCCATCCAGCCGGCGTGAACTTTCTCTTCGCCGATGGGCACGTGCAGACGGTGCCAGCGGGAACGGACCCTCGGGTCATCCTGGCATGGCTGTCCCCGAACCAGGCCGATGCGGCGCCCTGA
- a CDS encoding alkaline phosphatase family protein: protein MSVVEYRLRRIANCALIVLLFATTTVRAADLKTRNIVLITTDGLRWQEVFSGAEKALINKQHGGVADAKAIEEKFWRETPEERREALLPFFWKKIAREGQVYGNQPKGSSAQITNTMKFSYPGYNEILTGFADPLIDSNAKRPNKNFTVLEWLHRKPAFGGKVAAYSAWDVIPYIINRERCGFPVMGGWEPLPEPDPNPRQQLLNDLIADTTRPNSAEVIDSFLYQAAREHLLRHKPRVLFVGFLETDAWGHAGRYDNLLNSANAVDQYIQRLWETMQSIDQYRDKTTFIISTDHGRGSGPADWKNHGKDIQGAEDIWMAFLGPDTPPLGERTNCDRVTQSQIAATLAALLGENYHGAVANSGPAINQVLPAAK, encoded by the coding sequence ATGTCAGTCGTCGAATATCGATTACGAAGAATAGCAAACTGTGCCCTGATCGTGCTGCTGTTCGCCACGACCACTGTCCGTGCGGCGGACCTCAAGACGCGGAACATCGTCCTGATCACAACCGACGGCTTGCGCTGGCAAGAGGTCTTTAGCGGCGCCGAAAAGGCGCTGATCAACAAGCAACATGGCGGCGTCGCGGACGCGAAGGCCATCGAAGAAAAGTTCTGGCGCGAGACTCCGGAAGAGCGCCGCGAAGCTCTGCTTCCCTTCTTCTGGAAGAAGATCGCTCGGGAAGGGCAGGTTTATGGAAACCAGCCAAAAGGCAGCTCGGCACAGATCACGAACACAATGAAGTTTTCGTACCCGGGCTACAATGAAATTCTGACCGGCTTCGCCGATCCGCTGATCGACAGCAACGCGAAGAGGCCGAACAAGAACTTCACCGTCCTCGAATGGCTGCACCGCAAGCCTGCGTTTGGCGGCAAGGTGGCCGCGTACAGCGCTTGGGACGTTATTCCCTACATCATTAACCGTGAGCGATGTGGCTTTCCCGTGATGGGTGGCTGGGAGCCTCTCCCTGAGCCGGACCCCAACCCGAGACAGCAACTACTCAATGACCTGATCGCGGACACCACTCGGCCGAATTCCGCGGAAGTCATCGATTCGTTCCTGTATCAGGCGGCGCGCGAACATCTGCTGCGACACAAACCACGAGTACTTTTCGTCGGTTTTCTCGAAACCGACGCTTGGGGGCATGCCGGCCGCTACGACAACTTGTTGAATTCGGCCAATGCTGTCGATCAGTACATCCAACGACTTTGGGAAACGATGCAGTCGATTGACCAGTATCGCGACAAGACCACTTTCATCATCTCGACAGATCATGGTCGTGGCTCGGGACCGGCCGACTGGAAGAATCATGGCAAGGATATCCAGGGAGCCGAAGACATATGGATGGCATTTCTCGGGCCGGACACACCGCCTCTCGGGGAGCGAACAAACTGCGACCGCGTGACGCAAAGTCAGATTGCAGCGACGCTCGCGGCACTTCTGGGCGAAAACTACCACGGCGCCGTTGCAAATTCAGGGCCTGCGATTAACCAGGTTTTGCCGGCCGCCAAGTAA